Proteins encoded by one window of Companilactobacillus ginsenosidimutans:
- a CDS encoding alpha/beta hydrolase: MTMTIVILVVVLLLIVLILNALFLYLQKRNSNAMGSDAPHVTRDPGIDEATAAYLKLPREEWTITSNSNKLYGWFVPTVKPSNTTVLIVHGFAVDHSSLDIHAQLFNKLGYNVLQIDNQAAGKSEGKYQGFGYLESIDTKAWIDELLKKRPDEKVVIFGASMGAATVMMTAGTKLPDNVKAVIEDSGYTSMEEVVNYHFKDRYHISGRWLLRMISIVSKVRAGFFYGQADCTKALQNCHLPILFMHGKQDTAVPYFMRDELLEFGDFPKETYSLDKGVHIRSYYVDSVNYQATVDKFLKKYL; encoded by the coding sequence ATGACAATGACTATCGTGATTTTAGTTGTAGTATTGCTACTGATTGTTCTAATTTTGAATGCGCTCTTTTTGTATTTACAGAAGAGAAATAGTAATGCGATGGGTTCGGACGCTCCACATGTGACGCGTGATCCTGGTATCGACGAGGCTACTGCTGCTTATTTGAAGCTTCCTCGCGAGGAGTGGACAATTACTTCGAATAGTAATAAGTTATATGGATGGTTCGTACCAACGGTTAAGCCGTCAAATACGACCGTTTTAATCGTGCATGGTTTTGCGGTTGACCACAGTTCACTCGATATTCACGCGCAACTTTTCAACAAGCTTGGTTATAATGTTTTGCAAATTGATAATCAGGCTGCAGGGAAGAGTGAAGGTAAGTATCAAGGATTTGGTTATCTTGAGAGTATCGACACGAAAGCTTGGATTGATGAGCTGCTAAAGAAACGTCCTGACGAAAAAGTGGTCATATTTGGTGCCTCCATGGGTGCAGCGACCGTTATGATGACGGCGGGTACAAAGTTACCGGATAACGTAAAAGCCGTCATAGAGGACTCTGGGTACACTAGCATGGAGGAGGTAGTCAACTACCACTTCAAAGATCGTTATCATATTTCTGGCCGTTGGTTGTTACGCATGATTTCGATTGTGTCCAAAGTTCGTGCTGGTTTTTTCTATGGTCAAGCTGACTGTACAAAGGCTCTGCAAAATTGCCACTTACCAATTTTATTTATGCATGGGAAACAAGACACAGCTGTGCCATACTTTATGAGGGATGAATTGCTTGAATTCGGTGACTTTCCAAAGGAAACTTACTCACTGGACAAGGGTGTTCACATCCGAAGTTACTATGTTGACTCAGTGAATTACCAAGCAACTGTAGATAAATTTTTAAAAAAGTATCTCTAG
- a CDS encoding MFS transporter, protein MRSQKLWLLILNITFNMVMGFILPVNMIFINKNLNQPLTTAGFSLMVYSGFMMLGNALGGVLFDKISKKWTLQIGYIIAVISLLGMTVHHIWPSYLFMLVMLGFGMGISYTAINAYTAFVAEQTVGDSRVLFNNMYLAANMGIAIGSTAVGFIFEYSVFLTFFIPVILFVLCILIVFFKANLLDATNEEAEKTHEYHVSAETADPKEIIGGRRYLTNLIIISLGVFVMWMGYTQWDSNMSVYMLNEGFSKREYSIVFTVNAGSLLLIQPIMNRIMSKMFKLLKHQILVGIIIMGLSFLILPNANKYWMFIVSMLILTVGESMVFPTIPALLNKMSTSKNRGSLQSLYTIMGSLGRAIGPYAGSIIVTVLSFGNLFYGITAAMIVVALSLNGVKELEK, encoded by the coding sequence ATGCGATCACAAAAATTATGGTTATTGATATTAAATATTACATTTAATATGGTTATGGGGTTTATACTGCCTGTTAATATGATCTTTATTAATAAAAATTTAAACCAACCTTTGACTACTGCTGGGTTCTCACTTATGGTGTATTCCGGATTTATGATGTTAGGAAATGCCCTTGGGGGAGTACTGTTTGATAAAATCTCGAAGAAGTGGACCTTGCAGATTGGTTATATAATCGCCGTCATTTCATTGTTAGGGATGACAGTGCATCATATTTGGCCAAGCTACTTGTTCATGCTAGTGATGTTGGGATTTGGAATGGGAATTTCCTATACTGCAATCAATGCTTATACTGCTTTTGTGGCAGAACAAACAGTTGGTGACAGCCGAGTCTTATTCAATAACATGTATTTAGCAGCTAACATGGGAATTGCCATTGGGTCAACCGCTGTTGGATTCATTTTTGAGTACAGTGTTTTTCTCACTTTCTTTATACCAGTTATCCTATTCGTATTGTGCATCTTAATTGTCTTTTTCAAGGCAAACTTGCTTGATGCTACAAACGAAGAGGCCGAAAAGACTCATGAGTATCATGTCAGTGCAGAAACTGCCGATCCCAAGGAAATCATTGGTGGGCGTCGTTATTTGACCAACCTGATCATCATCAGTTTAGGCGTATTTGTCATGTGGATGGGCTACACCCAGTGGGACAGCAACATGTCCGTTTATATGCTGAACGAGGGATTTAGCAAGCGAGAATACAGTATCGTCTTCACCGTTAATGCTGGTTCACTGCTACTAATTCAACCAATTATGAATCGTATCATGTCGAAAATGTTTAAATTGTTGAAACATCAAATTTTAGTCGGAATAATTATTATGGGATTATCATTCTTAATCCTTCCGAACGCCAATAAATACTGGATGTTCATCGTATCAATGTTGATACTGACCGTTGGAGAGTCAATGGTTTTCCCAACCATACCAGCTCTATTGAACAAAATGTCGACTAGTAAAAATCGTGGCTCTTTACAAAGTTTGTATACAATAATGGGCTCGCTTGGTCGGGCAATTGGTCCATACGCCGGAAGTATTATCGTTACAGTGCTATCTTTTGGAAATTTATTTTACGGTATTACCGCAGCGATGATCGTAGTTGCGTTATCATTAAATGGTGTTAAAGAATTGGAAAAATGA
- a CDS encoding helix-turn-helix domain-containing protein, which translates to MDSFTDLFLSKSEVEKIQLFNKIKLIRTNQLASADLIGTYRNRDIKVKDINLRKAAYQMNKSYGSVYNTFLGIQDDFKEILKKDDYTIEEMFAVTRDGYHAFLTTRSDGYRFLDAIVKGNESSFRQFYTDLNSSKATVLRHLKPVRGYLKRFGVRIAYEPMRFVGNEEAIRLAVAALYWNATRGYVWPFELFSKNTEFKVVDIALEKYRLQPINTITKLFYAYVVMAHAYRILGGNHMQNIEALSVINYPFPNIFEGASALFDDSNNNSDDVKELRRAMSSISYEEQMFQSADFYILLMCVPTTFEVSEEYLQTVSRQLVKYNPLFANFIDDFLDLIPYDVEQTVSDFALSHKEFMRYKYNLTTCIIGVLALDQNFIEILNLFSGFGDAMSSLTDENLKSKVGSTVQHLMRRDKYSSLKGKSKLISDALYAIAYRFFSLYNENIQVHVYLELESFFLVYSDLAITLEALPYVSIVSDSKDADIVVTANSSNLPAEEMKDDVCIYRWMYNGVDGQMGGLLNLIYKIWTDEKVAGTTTI; encoded by the coding sequence TTGGATAGTTTTACTGATTTATTCTTGTCTAAATCTGAGGTAGAAAAGATTCAGTTATTCAATAAAATTAAACTAATTCGTACGAACCAATTGGCTAGTGCTGATTTGATTGGTACTTATAGAAACAGAGACATTAAAGTTAAAGATATCAACTTGAGAAAAGCTGCATATCAAATGAACAAGAGTTACGGAAGTGTCTATAATACCTTTTTAGGTATTCAAGACGACTTCAAAGAAATTCTCAAAAAAGATGATTATACGATCGAAGAAATGTTTGCCGTTACAAGAGACGGTTACCACGCATTTTTAACAACTAGATCAGATGGTTATCGTTTTTTGGATGCCATTGTGAAGGGCAACGAGAGCTCATTCAGACAGTTCTATACTGACTTGAATAGTAGTAAAGCTACTGTTTTGCGTCACTTGAAACCTGTTAGAGGATATCTCAAACGTTTCGGCGTTAGAATTGCCTATGAACCAATGCGCTTTGTGGGAAATGAGGAAGCAATTCGTTTGGCTGTGGCTGCATTGTACTGGAATGCAACTCGGGGATACGTATGGCCATTTGAACTATTCTCAAAGAACACAGAATTTAAGGTTGTTGATATTGCTTTAGAGAAATATCGTTTACAACCAATTAATACAATTACAAAATTGTTTTATGCTTATGTTGTTATGGCACATGCTTACCGTATTCTGGGCGGCAATCATATGCAAAATATTGAAGCACTAAGTGTTATCAATTATCCTTTCCCTAATATTTTTGAAGGGGCAAGTGCGTTATTTGATGATTCAAATAACAACTCTGACGATGTTAAAGAATTAAGACGTGCCATGAGCTCAATCAGCTATGAAGAGCAAATGTTCCAATCAGCTGACTTTTATATTTTGCTAATGTGCGTGCCTACAACATTCGAAGTATCAGAAGAGTACCTACAAACAGTCTCAAGACAACTTGTGAAATATAATCCACTTTTCGCCAACTTTATTGATGATTTCTTGGATCTTATTCCATATGATGTTGAGCAAACTGTGTCTGATTTTGCCTTGTCACACAAGGAATTCATGCGTTACAAGTACAACTTAACTACTTGTATCATTGGTGTTTTAGCATTGGATCAAAACTTCATCGAAATCCTTAACTTGTTCTCAGGCTTTGGGGATGCGATGAGTAGTTTGACTGATGAAAACTTGAAGAGCAAGGTCGGCTCAACAGTTCAACACTTGATGAGACGTGACAAATATAGTTCATTGAAAGGTAAGTCAAAACTTATCTCAGATGCACTTTATGCAATTGCATACCGTTTCTTCTCACTATATAACGAAAATATCCAAGTTCACGTTTACCTTGAACTTGAATCATTCTTCTTAGTATATTCTGACTTGGCAATCACTCTTGAAGCCTTACCATATGTAAGTATCGTTAGTGATTCCAAAGATGCGGATATTGTAGTTACAGCTAATAGCAGCAACCTTCCAGCTGAAGAAATGAAAGACGACGTATGTATTTACCGTTGGATGTACAACGGGGTCGATGGTCAAATGGGTGGATTGCTCAACTTGATCTATAAGATTTGGACAGATGAAAAAGTTGCCGGAACTACAACAATTTAG